A portion of the Candidatus Bathyarchaeia archaeon genome contains these proteins:
- a CDS encoding ASKHA domain-containing protein, whose product MILVWTDKGMASNENVEVTFEPISKRVLVNAGTTVLQAANEAGISLTTECGGKGTCGKCRVIVGKPECLSELTDSERRHLSTFEVSQGYRLACQAKVLRSTTIMLPAESHLGTRRFQATGLERVLTPKPAVKKVHVKMSKPTLSDIRPDYERLVDALPPIYQQAEVAHEVLKEIPTIIRQSNFDVTATIWSGRRIISVESGDTSEKVFGLAVDIGTSKIVCHLVDLVNGKTLDIESAENPQLVYGEDIISRITFATADPKNLETLQKALVNVINKIVGKICRRQGIERGQIYEAVVVGNTAMHHLFLGIQPKYVALSPFTPAVKKQLNVEASKLKIRIKPSGIVTILPVIAGFVGADAVADALASGICDSEDVSMLIDVGTNTEVLVGNSQDVIACSCASGPAFEGFHIRHGVKAVEGAIEKVRIREDFEVEYETIGRKKPIGLCGSAMIDLVAEMFKRGLIDSGGRINLNMKTERLRKRNGEIEFVVAWGGETKTGRDITITQGDIREVQLAKAAIYAACSILMEKKGLKEDDFDRVFVAGAFGNYLNLENAKVLGLIPDIPLEKIEFIGNAAITGAKMALISVEAREKADEISRKTRYVELAADQNFNKEFIDATLIPHKNLNKFPSVKRLLKGG is encoded by the coding sequence GTGATACTTGTTTGGACGGATAAGGGCATGGCGTCAAACGAAAACGTGGAAGTTACATTTGAACCCATTTCTAAAAGAGTCTTGGTAAATGCGGGGACCACGGTTCTTCAAGCGGCAAATGAGGCTGGCATAAGCCTAACGACAGAATGCGGTGGAAAGGGAACTTGTGGAAAATGTAGGGTGATAGTTGGCAAACCCGAATGTTTAAGTGAGCTTACAGACTCGGAAAGGAGGCATCTATCAACCTTCGAAGTCAGCCAAGGATACAGACTGGCATGTCAAGCCAAAGTTTTGAGAAGCACAACCATCATGCTTCCCGCTGAAAGCCATTTAGGAACTAGAAGGTTCCAAGCAACCGGGCTGGAACGGGTTTTGACGCCAAAACCAGCCGTAAAAAAGGTTCATGTCAAAATGTCCAAGCCCACGTTGTCGGACATTAGGCCAGACTATGAAAGGCTCGTGGACGCATTACCGCCTATTTATCAGCAAGCAGAAGTAGCCCATGAAGTGCTTAAAGAAATCCCCACAATTATCCGCCAGTCAAACTTCGACGTCACAGCAACCATATGGAGTGGACGCCGAATAATATCGGTTGAGAGTGGAGATACTTCTGAAAAAGTGTTCGGTTTAGCCGTGGACATAGGCACTTCGAAAATCGTATGCCACCTAGTGGACCTAGTGAATGGAAAAACCTTAGACATCGAGTCTGCGGAGAACCCCCAACTGGTTTATGGTGAGGACATTATAAGCAGAATAACCTTTGCAACAGCCGATCCAAAAAATTTGGAGACTCTTCAGAAGGCGCTAGTGAACGTCATAAACAAGATTGTAGGGAAAATCTGCAGGAGACAAGGGATTGAGAGAGGCCAGATATATGAAGCAGTGGTTGTAGGCAACACTGCCATGCATCATCTCTTTCTGGGAATTCAGCCAAAATATGTTGCTTTATCTCCGTTCACACCAGCCGTTAAGAAGCAGTTAAACGTCGAAGCTAGCAAGTTAAAAATCAGAATAAAGCCTTCTGGAATAGTGACCATTCTTCCTGTTATTGCTGGATTCGTGGGAGCTGATGCCGTTGCAGATGCCTTGGCTTCTGGAATCTGCGATTCGGAAGATGTTTCCATGCTAATTGATGTTGGAACCAACACTGAGGTGTTGGTGGGCAACTCCCAAGACGTGATAGCATGCTCATGCGCTTCCGGTCCCGCTTTTGAAGGTTTTCACATTCGACACGGCGTGAAAGCCGTGGAAGGCGCCATAGAGAAGGTTCGGATACGTGAAGACTTCGAGGTTGAGTATGAAACGATAGGAAGAAAAAAGCCCATTGGACTTTGCGGGTCAGCCATGATAGATCTTGTGGCGGAAATGTTCAAGCGTGGTCTAATAGACTCCGGCGGCAGAATCAACCTCAACATGAAAACTGAAAGGTTGAGGAAAAGGAATGGAGAAATAGAGTTTGTTGTTGCTTGGGGAGGCGAAACAAAAACTGGGAGGGACATCACCATAACCCAGGGAGACATACGTGAAGTACAGCTTGCAAAGGCAGCCATATACGCTGCATGTTCAATCCTAATGGAGAAGAAAGGGCTAAAGGAGGATGACTTTGACAGAGTTTTTGTCGCCGGAGCCTTTGGAAACTACCTAAACCTCGAAAATGCCAAGGTTTTAGGGCTGATACCTGACATTCCGCTGGAGAAAATTGAGTTTATCGGCAACGCAGCCATAACGGGTGCAAAAATGGCGTTAATCTCTGTTGAAGCCAGAGAAAAAGCCGACGAAATATCGAGGAAAACGCGTTATGTGGAGTTGGCTGCTGACCAAAACTTCAATAAGGAGTTCATAGATGCAACTCTAATTCCGCATAAAAATTTAAATAAGTTCCCATCCGTTAAACGCCTCCTAAAAGGTGGCTAA
- a CDS encoding Ldh family oxidoreductase, with protein MDRKLVKAEDLLGFCMNILKRVGVSEENSRIVADSLVMANLRGVDSHGVARLPTYVERVLRGYINPNGLIEIVKEHGATALIDAHNNFGQVAAMHAVNLAAEKVKMYGVSCVGVRNANHFGMAAYYALKLAEKGLISIILSNGPPAIAPWGGKRPMLGTNPLCIGFPALNRDSIILDMAVSAVARGKIRLAALKGERIPEGWAFDENGNPTTDPVAALRGTLAPIGGPKGYGLALAIDILCGLITGSSYLQNVKALDDFSGPSGTGFFIEAINVEAFIPRREYEEKIAEYVKMVKGCPKREGTSEIYLPGEIEKREMERRIKEGIPLDSEVLSELKKLAERFDVKSPF; from the coding sequence TTGGATCGAAAGCTTGTAAAAGCTGAGGATCTACTTGGCTTCTGCATGAACATCCTTAAACGGGTTGGGGTAAGCGAGGAAAACTCGAGAATCGTGGCTGACAGCCTAGTTATGGCCAACCTGAGAGGCGTGGATTCTCATGGTGTGGCAAGACTACCCACATACGTTGAAAGGGTTTTAAGGGGATACATAAACCCCAACGGCCTCATAGAGATTGTGAAGGAGCATGGAGCAACTGCGCTTATAGATGCGCACAACAATTTTGGCCAAGTGGCAGCGATGCACGCTGTAAACCTCGCCGCCGAGAAAGTGAAAATGTATGGAGTTTCATGCGTTGGAGTTAGGAACGCAAACCATTTTGGCATGGCTGCTTATTACGCGCTTAAACTCGCAGAAAAAGGGCTTATCAGCATAATCTTGTCTAATGGCCCGCCAGCTATTGCTCCTTGGGGAGGAAAGAGGCCCATGCTTGGCACAAACCCCCTCTGTATAGGCTTTCCGGCGCTAAACAGGGACTCAATCATTTTGGATATGGCCGTGAGCGCTGTGGCCCGTGGAAAAATACGCTTAGCCGCCCTGAAAGGGGAAAGAATCCCCGAAGGCTGGGCCTTCGACGAGAATGGAAACCCCACAACGGATCCAGTGGCCGCTTTGAGGGGAACCCTCGCCCCCATAGGTGGACCAAAGGGGTACGGCTTAGCCCTCGCCATAGACATACTATGCGGGCTGATCACAGGCTCAAGCTACCTCCAAAACGTAAAGGCCCTCGACGACTTCAGCGGACCCTCTGGAACAGGCTTCTTCATAGAGGCCATCAATGTTGAGGCCTTCATTCCACGAAGAGAGTACGAGGAGAAAATCGCCGAATACGTGAAGATGGTTAAGGGCTGCCCGAAAAGGGAAGGAACCAGCGAAATATACCTGCCGGGGGAGATAGAGAAAAGGGAAATGGAACGGAGGATTAAAGAGGGGATACCACTAGACAGCGAAGTTCTATCGGAGCTAAAGAAACTGGCTGAAAGGTTTGATGTGAAATCACCCTTCTAG
- a CDS encoding aldehyde ferredoxin oxidoreductase family protein, protein MTGYVGKILRVDLTNQRVKAESLPQHLKEKYVGGSSLAAKIIYDEMPSDVDPFSPEALLIFATGPLTGTAVPSSGRLSVCARSPLGIWGESHAGGLFGQQLKKAGFDLIVISGRAEKPVYLSIMDGHVEFKDARNLWGKDVYETYSLIKRELKDNAVQIGAIGPAGEKRVYYASIIFGVGKAGRSGMGAVMGSKNLKAVAVKGTGKIPVADEDALLKFAREVQTQLAKSPAAQGLRKYGTGGGMESYYHMGNIPIRNHRDGVWAEDKVEKISGVKIAQTILDKITPCCNCVIGCKRTIHIRDGKYACLKADSPEFETLCMLGSNLLNDDLSLIAKLNDLCNRLGMDTISVGAVLAFAIEAYEKGIITKEDTGGMELTWGPSEYLVKLVELIAERKGIGSLLAQGVREAARLLNRGSEEFAVHVKGLEVAAHNPRAFFGHALSYATMNRGGCHLAWPHNPDRGRLAPEIGITVQSDRFQSKGKAITVKKMQDMMELYDALMICKYASSAGLTLTQITVFFELVTGRRVAVEDLMKVGERSFNLKRVLNCRWGVSSKDDVLPRRLLEPQDGGTMRNVPDMELMLREYYEARGWTPDGMPSEEKLRELGI, encoded by the coding sequence ATGACTGGGTATGTAGGCAAAATTCTACGAGTAGACCTTACAAATCAGCGGGTTAAAGCTGAAAGTCTCCCCCAACACTTGAAAGAAAAATATGTGGGCGGCTCAAGTTTAGCCGCAAAAATAATCTATGATGAGATGCCCTCCGACGTGGATCCCTTTAGTCCCGAGGCCCTTCTGATATTTGCCACCGGACCCCTTACAGGGACAGCCGTTCCCTCTTCTGGGCGTCTCAGTGTTTGTGCAAGGTCTCCGCTTGGAATTTGGGGGGAGTCACATGCTGGAGGCTTGTTTGGTCAGCAGCTTAAGAAGGCGGGCTTCGACTTAATCGTCATAAGCGGTAGGGCGGAAAAGCCGGTCTACCTGTCCATAATGGACGGCCATGTCGAATTCAAGGATGCAAGAAACCTCTGGGGCAAAGACGTTTACGAAACTTACAGCCTCATAAAAAGGGAGCTTAAGGACAACGCTGTCCAGATAGGCGCCATAGGACCAGCTGGCGAAAAACGTGTGTATTATGCCTCAATAATTTTTGGTGTAGGCAAAGCCGGAAGATCAGGCATGGGCGCGGTCATGGGCTCTAAAAACTTGAAGGCTGTGGCCGTCAAGGGAACAGGCAAAATCCCCGTGGCCGATGAGGACGCTCTGCTAAAGTTTGCAAGAGAGGTGCAAACGCAGCTGGCCAAAAGTCCGGCTGCCCAAGGCCTCCGCAAGTACGGCACCGGCGGAGGCATGGAGTCCTACTATCACATGGGCAACATACCCATAAGAAATCACAGAGACGGCGTTTGGGCTGAGGATAAGGTGGAGAAAATCAGCGGAGTCAAAATAGCCCAAACAATCTTGGACAAGATAACGCCGTGCTGCAATTGTGTTATAGGATGCAAGCGCACGATTCACATAAGGGATGGGAAGTATGCCTGTCTAAAGGCGGACAGCCCGGAATTTGAAACCTTATGCATGTTGGGCTCAAACCTGCTCAATGACGATCTCTCCCTCATTGCAAAGTTGAATGACTTATGCAACAGGCTGGGGATGGATACGATTTCCGTTGGGGCTGTTCTCGCCTTCGCCATAGAAGCCTACGAAAAGGGGATAATAACAAAAGAGGACACTGGCGGAATGGAACTCACATGGGGTCCATCCGAATATCTGGTTAAACTGGTCGAGTTGATAGCGGAAAGGAAAGGCATAGGCAGCCTGCTGGCTCAAGGCGTTCGAGAAGCAGCCAGACTGTTGAACCGTGGAAGCGAGGAGTTCGCCGTCCACGTTAAAGGCCTCGAGGTTGCCGCCCACAACCCAAGAGCCTTCTTCGGCCATGCCCTAAGCTATGCAACAATGAACCGTGGAGGATGCCACCTTGCCTGGCCACATAACCCGGACAGGGGAAGGCTTGCACCCGAAATTGGCATCACAGTGCAGAGCGACAGGTTCCAGTCGAAAGGAAAAGCCATAACCGTTAAGAAAATGCAGGACATGATGGAGCTTTACGATGCATTGATGATATGCAAGTATGCATCCTCAGCCGGCTTAACCCTCACACAGATAACAGTGTTCTTTGAGCTTGTAACTGGCAGAAGGGTAGCCGTGGAGGATCTGATGAAGGTTGGTGAAAGAAGCTTCAACCTTAAAAGGGTGCTTAACTGCAGGTGGGGGGTATCCTCAAAGGATGATGTTCTTCCAAGAAGGCTGCTGGAGCCACAGGATGGCGGCACCATGAGAAATGTTCCAGACATGGAACTCATGCTAAGGGAATACTATGAAGCCCGAGGCTGGACCCCTGATGGGATGCCTTCGGAAGAGAAGCTTAGGGAGCTCGGAATCTAG
- a CDS encoding cupin domain-containing protein — translation MIVVKKNEAPVFPAPPPSKKVTKILMDPVIGSKHVAMGFTVYPVGEKGAPHAHTGEETIFILKGRAKVSSAREQHILEAGDLVYVPPNETHTIENSGDEELQFIWVYTPPGDERIIRERAKK, via the coding sequence ATGATAGTTGTTAAAAAGAATGAGGCTCCCGTCTTTCCTGCACCTCCACCATCAAAAAAGGTGACAAAGATTCTTATGGATCCAGTTATAGGCTCAAAACATGTGGCAATGGGCTTCACAGTCTATCCCGTAGGCGAGAAAGGTGCACCCCACGCGCACACCGGCGAGGAAACGATTTTCATCTTGAAGGGGAGGGCGAAGGTTTCAAGCGCAAGGGAACAGCACATTCTCGAGGCAGGCGACTTAGTTTACGTGCCGCCGAATGAAACCCACACTATAGAAAATTCTGGAGACGAGGAACTTCAATTTATATGGGTCTACACTCCTCCAGGAGACGAGAGAATCATAAGGGAAAGGGCTAAAAAATAG
- a CDS encoding creatininase family protein, with translation MPKSVWYQELSWPEIVEHIKKCDIIIIPIGSIEMHGPHCPVGVDSLNVQKMAERVAKRTGVLVAPPIWYGAHMYMQYGFPGTIPIRSDILKQFVKDVVTGFVKNGFKKIIILNGHGQQWVFTGALHELALETKAFIAVATWWELVRKTIEEACETPFVHADEAETSVALELYSELVDMSKAGKESAPSIVDRKWFGHPTSTIPEEGGFPHHNITASYFQVDVYKLGILGDATKATREKGRRIVDAVVDKLCEFIEELKRKYPPGVSPLENPPKV, from the coding sequence ATGCCGAAAAGCGTTTGGTATCAGGAGTTAAGCTGGCCAGAGATTGTTGAGCACATTAAAAAATGCGACATAATCATAATCCCGATTGGCTCCATAGAAATGCATGGCCCCCACTGCCCAGTGGGAGTGGACTCCTTAAACGTTCAGAAAATGGCGGAACGTGTGGCGAAGAGAACAGGCGTGCTAGTTGCCCCTCCAATATGGTATGGCGCCCACATGTACATGCAGTACGGTTTTCCGGGAACCATTCCAATTAGATCAGACATACTCAAGCAATTTGTGAAGGACGTTGTGACCGGATTCGTTAAAAACGGCTTCAAAAAGATCATAATTCTTAATGGACACGGTCAACAGTGGGTTTTCACCGGAGCTTTGCATGAGTTAGCGTTAGAGACTAAGGCGTTCATCGCTGTTGCCACATGGTGGGAGCTTGTTAGAAAAACCATAGAGGAGGCTTGTGAAACCCCATTCGTGCACGCCGACGAGGCAGAGACTTCCGTAGCTCTAGAGCTTTACTCGGAGCTCGTGGATATGAGCAAAGCTGGTAAGGAGTCAGCCCCCAGCATTGTTGATAGGAAATGGTTTGGGCATCCGACGAGCACAATCCCAGAGGAAGGCGGTTTCCCCCACCACAACATTACAGCCTCCTACTTTCAAGTTGACGTCTACAAGCTAGGCATCCTTGGAGACGCAACAAAGGCAACTAGGGAAAAAGGCAGAAGAATAGTGGACGCCGTTGTTGATAAATTATGCGAATTTATAGAGGAACTTAAGCGGAAATATCCACCTGGAGTTTCACCTCTTGAAAATCCACCCAAGGTGTAG
- a CDS encoding peptidase has protein sequence MEILVGKETRAYLRKKGLPDRDLYELPESKLRFPDGAQYRLEVPTVNTAEAMRALLETAEKYGVVINRIDETRGIMRHTDEELEEYIQIAKDFKVELNLSVGPRAAYDLSPQRATGTMEAGRIGYRLRGMEQVVRAVEDVKRAVELGCRGILVYDEGLLWLLNEMRKDGELPKDLSFKLSAHCGHGNPVSFKVLEMLGADSINPVRDLTLPMIAAIRQAVKVPIDVHVDNPASTGGMIRTYEAPEMVRIGAPIHLKTGNSVLEKHGMLTTKEDGVKMAIQAVLVDRMIKRYYPEAVQSKKGAKGLAIPK, from the coding sequence ATGGAGATACTGGTTGGTAAGGAAACCCGCGCATATTTGAGGAAGAAGGGGCTTCCGGACCGTGACCTCTACGAGCTTCCCGAATCAAAGTTAAGGTTTCCAGATGGCGCCCAGTACAGGCTGGAGGTGCCAACGGTTAACACCGCTGAGGCTATGAGGGCCTTGCTTGAAACAGCTGAGAAGTATGGTGTTGTCATCAACAGGATTGATGAAACCCGCGGGATTATGCGCCACACAGACGAGGAGCTGGAAGAGTACATACAGATTGCAAAGGATTTTAAAGTTGAACTAAACCTCTCAGTTGGGCCGAGGGCTGCCTACGACCTAAGCCCCCAAAGGGCAACGGGCACCATGGAAGCCGGTAGAATTGGCTATAGGCTTAGGGGAATGGAACAGGTTGTAAGGGCTGTTGAAGATGTCAAGAGGGCTGTGGAGCTTGGCTGCAGGGGCATACTCGTCTATGATGAGGGCCTTCTGTGGCTGTTAAATGAGATGAGGAAGGATGGAGAGCTTCCCAAAGACCTGTCCTTTAAGCTGTCCGCTCACTGTGGCCATGGAAACCCCGTGTCCTTCAAGGTTTTGGAGATGCTCGGCGCCGACTCCATAAACCCGGTGAGGGATCTAACGTTGCCCATGATCGCCGCCATAAGGCAGGCTGTTAAAGTGCCAATTGACGTGCATGTTGACAACCCGGCCTCCACTGGCGGGATGATTAGGACCTACGAAGCGCCTGAAATGGTGAGGATTGGGGCACCTATACACTTGAAGACTGGAAACTCGGTGCTCGAAAAGCACGGTATGCTGACAACCAAGGAAGACGGCGTGAAAATGGCCATCCAAGCGGTGCTCGTGGACCGCATGATTAAAAGATATTATCCAGAGGCTGTTCAATCCAAGAAGGGCGCTAAGGGACTTGCCATCCCCAAATAG
- a CDS encoding CoA transferase, which yields MPAGRISAPHFSPEYGPLSGIRVLVAGSIVAGPTIGTLLGDLGAEVIHIERPDTGDTMRLLPPFYEANGRKIGGEFVCVRRNELSVALDMKAEEGKKIFFELIRQSDIFVESLVWLEERFGIKDEDIFRVNPKIVIVHVSGYGRPEFGGDPKKCRRGSYDIISQAYSGWCKLASTPEHEVYRLPLYAGDYITALFGTIGALAAYIHAQKTGEGQVVDTAQFEAIARIIEMYHTMYYNLGVLREKEGVYRVFNQQPYGLYKAKDGWVAIGAVGPQTYSRFIKALADVTGINPKDFPYEECSGSPEAINSPKGRELDRILNEYLKSHTREEIEEHFNKYDVPCSRVSTPDDALKDKHWIERGDIVEVLDSTTETFVKQIGIVPKFSKTPGRIWRGVPKLGEDTKRVLRELVGLNEEELEELKRKGVINYP from the coding sequence ATGCCCGCTGGAAGAATTTCAGCCCCACATTTTTCACCTGAGTATGGCCCGCTGAGCGGGATTAGGGTTCTGGTTGCCGGAAGCATAGTGGCCGGCCCCACCATAGGCACACTGCTCGGCGACCTTGGAGCAGAAGTAATACACATAGAAAGGCCGGACACCGGTGACACCATGAGGCTGCTTCCCCCATTCTATGAGGCCAACGGCAGAAAAATTGGCGGAGAATTTGTGTGTGTTAGAAGAAACGAGCTCAGCGTAGCCTTGGACATGAAGGCCGAGGAAGGGAAGAAAATATTCTTTGAGCTCATTAGGCAATCCGACATATTTGTTGAAAGCCTTGTCTGGCTTGAAGAGAGATTTGGGATAAAGGATGAAGATATTTTCAGGGTTAATCCCAAAATTGTGATAGTGCATGTGAGCGGGTATGGGCGGCCAGAGTTTGGCGGAGACCCCAAAAAATGCAGGAGAGGCAGCTACGACATAATTTCACAGGCATATTCCGGATGGTGCAAGCTAGCCTCAACCCCGGAGCATGAAGTTTACCGGCTGCCCCTCTACGCGGGAGACTACATCACAGCCCTCTTCGGAACAATCGGAGCCCTAGCAGCCTACATCCACGCGCAGAAAACCGGGGAAGGCCAAGTTGTGGACACGGCACAGTTTGAGGCCATAGCCAGAATAATCGAAATGTATCATACCATGTATTATAATCTTGGCGTGTTAAGGGAGAAAGAGGGCGTCTACCGAGTTTTCAATCAGCAGCCCTATGGACTTTACAAGGCAAAAGACGGCTGGGTGGCTATAGGAGCCGTGGGACCCCAAACCTACAGCCGATTCATAAAGGCTTTAGCCGATGTTACAGGAATAAACCCCAAGGACTTCCCCTATGAGGAGTGCTCCGGAAGCCCCGAGGCCATAAACAGTCCGAAGGGCAGGGAGCTTGATAGAATTCTGAATGAATATCTTAAAAGCCACACGAGAGAGGAGATAGAGGAGCACTTCAACAAGTATGATGTACCATGCTCAAGAGTGTCAACGCCGGATGATGCTCTAAAGGACAAACATTGGATTGAAAGAGGCGACATAGTTGAGGTTCTGGATTCCACAACAGAGACATTTGTGAAACAAATCGGAATAGTCCCCAAATTCTCTAAGACACCGGGAAGAATTTGGAGGGGTGTCCCAAAGCTTGGAGAGGACACCAAGAGGGTTCTAAGGGAGCTTGTGGGCCTAAACGAGGAGGAACTGGAGGAGCTTAAAAGGAAGGGTGTGATAAACTATCCCTAA
- a CDS encoding 3-hydroxyacyl-CoA dehydrogenase/enoyl-CoA hydratase family protein: MRVRNVAVIGAGTMGSAIAEVVATKGFHVKLVDISEEILQKALGKIRGELKSSHEKGYVTENIEDVMKRIKATVNLAEAVRDADIIIEAVPEIMDLKKRVFSEIDKYAPEHAIFATNTSSLSVTELATAVKKPERMIGMHFFNPPKILKLLEIVWGEKTSQETVKIAEEFAKEIDRIIVHVKKDVPGFIVNRIFVTMSNEAAWAVEMGEGTVEEIDSAVKYVMGLPMGLFELHDVLGGGSIDISYHVLEYFRKTLGETYRPAPLFERLYKAGHYGKKTGRGFYDWSGGKTNEVPFRAGAKFDVLRLIAPAVNEAAWLIEKGITTAEEIDLAVLNGLNYPRGLLRMADDIGIDRIVAKLEELYKKYGEERYKPNPVLQQMVKENRLGRKTGKGFYEYGRGKYEFVIVEKRENVGIIYLNRPRRANALNLTFLKEIDDALSMLEEDAEVRAIMITGVGRNFCAGADISIFASGRPELVVESSQAGHKVLRRIELYPKPVIAAINGPALGGGFELALACDLRVMSDKAFMGLPELNLGITPGWGGTQRLAYLVGVGRLKDIILLRKNIDAKQALELGLVSEVYPSAEFMEKAFEFAKRVAELPPLAVRYFKKAVALGVMPSLETGCFIESTVSGDISPSEEVAEGIQAFMYKRKPQF, encoded by the coding sequence TTGAGGGTTAGAAACGTAGCAGTTATCGGCGCGGGAACCATGGGAAGTGCCATCGCAGAGGTTGTTGCAACTAAGGGCTTTCACGTGAAATTGGTGGATATAAGCGAGGAAATACTCCAGAAAGCCCTTGGAAAAATAAGAGGCGAACTTAAAAGCAGCCATGAGAAGGGATACGTAACCGAAAACATCGAGGACGTAATGAAGAGAATAAAGGCAACAGTGAACCTCGCTGAGGCTGTAAGAGACGCAGACATAATAATCGAGGCTGTTCCAGAAATAATGGACCTGAAAAAGAGGGTTTTCAGCGAAATTGACAAGTACGCGCCGGAACATGCGATATTCGCCACAAACACCTCCTCGTTAAGCGTGACGGAGCTTGCGACGGCAGTAAAAAAGCCTGAAAGAATGATAGGAATGCACTTCTTCAACCCACCAAAAATCCTTAAACTGCTCGAGATAGTGTGGGGCGAAAAAACCAGTCAAGAAACCGTCAAAATAGCTGAGGAATTCGCCAAGGAAATCGACAGAATCATAGTCCACGTGAAAAAGGATGTCCCCGGCTTCATAGTGAATAGGATTTTCGTCACAATGTCGAATGAAGCCGCATGGGCCGTGGAGATGGGTGAAGGCACCGTAGAGGAGATAGATTCCGCAGTTAAGTATGTGATGGGCCTTCCCATGGGCCTTTTTGAACTTCACGATGTTCTCGGCGGCGGAAGCATTGACATAAGCTATCATGTCTTAGAGTATTTTAGGAAGACTCTTGGAGAAACATATAGACCTGCACCACTTTTTGAGAGGCTCTACAAGGCTGGGCATTATGGGAAGAAGACGGGCAGAGGCTTCTATGACTGGAGCGGGGGCAAAACAAACGAGGTTCCATTTAGGGCTGGGGCAAAATTTGACGTGCTCAGGCTGATCGCCCCGGCAGTTAATGAAGCCGCATGGCTTATAGAGAAGGGCATAACAACCGCTGAGGAAATAGACCTTGCAGTTTTAAATGGACTTAATTATCCAAGAGGCCTACTCCGCATGGCCGACGACATAGGAATCGATAGAATAGTAGCAAAGCTGGAGGAACTTTACAAGAAGTATGGGGAGGAAAGATACAAGCCCAACCCCGTCCTTCAACAGATGGTTAAGGAGAACAGGCTTGGAAGGAAAACGGGCAAAGGCTTCTACGAGTATGGAAGGGGAAAGTACGAGTTTGTCATAGTTGAAAAACGCGAAAACGTTGGCATCATATACCTTAACAGGCCAAGAAGGGCTAATGCGCTCAACTTAACATTCCTCAAGGAGATCGACGACGCTTTAAGCATGCTTGAGGAGGACGCCGAAGTGAGAGCCATAATGATCACGGGGGTTGGGAGAAACTTCTGCGCCGGAGCAGACATCTCAATTTTCGCCTCTGGAAGGCCGGAGCTCGTTGTTGAGTCAAGCCAGGCTGGCCACAAGGTTCTCAGAAGGATTGAGCTTTACCCGAAGCCTGTAATCGCGGCGATAAATGGGCCGGCGCTAGGCGGAGGCTTTGAGTTGGCGTTGGCCTGCGACTTGAGGGTTATGAGCGATAAAGCCTTCATGGGGCTTCCGGAGCTAAACCTTGGAATAACACCCGGCTGGGGTGGAACCCAGAGGCTAGCCTACCTAGTAGGCGTTGGCAGACTCAAAGATATAATACTTCTGAGAAAAAACATCGACGCGAAGCAGGCGCTGGAGCTCGGCTTGGTTTCTGAGGTTTATCCAAGTGCGGAGTTTATGGAAAAAGCCTTTGAATTCGCCAAAAGGGTGGCGGAGCTCCCTCCACTCGCAGTTAGATATTTCAAGAAGGCGGTGGCTCTTGGAGTCATGCCCTCATTGGAGACCGGATGCTTCATAGAATCCACGGTTTCAGGGGACATCTCTCCATCAGAAGAGGTTGCTGAGGGGATCCAAGCCTTCATGTATAAGAGGAAACCCCAATTTTAG